In the Henningerozyma blattae CBS 6284 chromosome 8, complete genome genome, one interval contains:
- the PLP1 gene encoding Plp1p (similar to Saccharomyces cerevisiae PLP1 (YDR183W); ancestral locus Anc_8.385): MASNINRFEGNLAGSNDSTANVSTNSYINSQESRPSNDEDDNGTDSSEDIDELLEDLAKGDSLEYSLYEQKRKEEWANYLKQASENARRKDEGYGKIKIFTKESELMRAISENNIENSQNSRIILNFSMESFSRCKFMDESLDSIAPNYMTTRFFKVNPVVCPFLVERLNIRVLPCLVVYVNGKEKDRIIGFEGLLNPNSSTTESFPIKNLETRLIKNGVLNKPKI, translated from the coding sequence ATGGCAAGCAATATAAACCGTTTTGAAGGAAATCTTGCAGGATCTAATGATTCGACTGCCAACGTATCCACTAATTCTTATATAAATTCTCAAGAATCCAGACCAAgcaatgatgaagatgataatgGCACAGATAGTTCGgaagatattgatgaattattagaagatttGGCCAAAGGTGATTCTTTAGAATATTCTCTATAtgaacaaaaaagaaaagaagaatgGGCAAACTATTTAAAGCAAGCGTCTGAAAATGCAAGAAGGAAAGATGAGGGTTAtggtaaaattaaaatatttactaAAGAATCAGAATTGATGAGAGCTATttctgaaaataatatagaaaatTCTCAAAATTCTAggattattttaaatttttcaatggaATCATTTAGCCGTTGTAAATTTATGGATGAATCATTAGATTCAATTGCACCAAATTATATGACCACTAGATTCTTCAAAGTAAATCCCGTAGTATGTCCTTTCTTAGTAGAGAGATTAAATATTCGTGTTTTACCTTGTTTAGTGGTATATGTTAATGGTAAAGAGAAAGATCGTATTATTGGATTTGAAGGATTATTAAATCCAAATTCTTCTACTACTGAGTCATTCcctattaaaaatttagaaacaagattaattaaaaatggtgttttaaataaacctaaaatatga
- the ATC1 gene encoding Atc1p (similar to Saccharomyces cerevisiae ATC1 (YDR184C); ancestral locus Anc_8.387), which translates to MSITENVTNKNNIDNKISKQSQMEEEDMELTLHRLLGSDDENDDTNKDWLDTKFLENKQLTLDSILGENSNENHNLFQFNDTQPIKDSNSKDLKRRQSILDPNDLFGDSMDDDSFATTNNNNNNEKSDTNNNVYKDFLSPASLSPSSIDDSSTSSSSNKLIQNNNTSTLTSLEDNFTHGLKLPPIVRAPTPSTTPPPPSTSTSTSASAPVPAPAPASTPVPEQSKIDVVNEAEKQLDTLIKPNFKKSTKKIVVASKYSSTNNNINTSITTNTTNNIKNTIIMPIAKKYLMKIQLLIFPKKYSNTTINNNTSTYKITKSNDLALKNKTKRKLSPVNNSNIPINLNTNDIKPIKYTNEFTMFQITEMKQRMINTNKLMLNFNYLKNGYSKICIELKKSINALRDSEIHRAHLADENEQLKNQLQQMKYQLSQYKLNDTNLPPSQDGTNETLGLF; encoded by the coding sequence ATGTCAATTACTGAAAATgttacaaataaaaataacattGACAATAAAATCTCAAAACAGTCGCAAATGGAAGAGGAAGACATGGAATTGACATTACATCGATTATTAGGTTCAGATGACGAAAATGATGATACAAATAAAGATTGGTTAGATACAAAGTTCTTAGAGAATAAACAATTAACTCTCGATAGTATTCTTGgtgaaaattcaaatgaaaaCCATAATTTATTCCAATTTAACGATACACAACCTATCAAAGATTCGAATtcaaaagatttgaaaagaCGCCAGAGTATTCTAGATCCAAATGACTTATTCGGTGATTCCATGGATGATGATTCGTTTGCTACTactaacaataacaataacaatgaGAAATCagatacaaataataatgtttataaagattttttatcaCCAGCTTCATTATCGCCATCTTCTATAGATGATAGTTCTACCTCCTCCTCTTCGAATAAATTGAttcaaaacaataatacaTCTACACTCACTTCATTAGAAGATAATTTCACTCATGGTTTAAAATTACCTCCAATCGTTAGGGCACCAACTCCATCCACAACTCCTCCACCTCCATCTACGTCTACTTCTACTTCTGCATCTGCACCCGTTCCTGCACCTGCACCTGCATCTACTCCTGTCCCTGAACAATCAAAAATAGATGTTGTTAATGAAGCTGAAAAGCAATTGGATACTTTGATTAAgccaaattttaaaaaatccaCTAAAAAAATCGTTGTTGCATCCAAATACTCATCcactaataacaatatcaaTACTAGCATTACCACTAACactacaaataatataaaaaacaCTATTATCATGCCTATTGCAAAAAAATACCTAATGAAAAtccaattattaatctttccaaaaaaatactcAAATACCaccattaataataatacttctacttataaaattacaaaGTCAAATGATTTggctttaaaaaataaaactaaaagaaaattatcacctgttaataattcaaatattccaataaatttaaatacaaatgatataaaaccgattaaatatacaaatGAATTTACAATGTTTCAAATCACTGAAATGAAACAAAGAATgattaatacaaataaattaatgttgaatttcaattatttgaaaaatggttattcaaaaatttgtattgaattgaaaaaatcaattaatgcATTAAGAGATAGTGAAATTCATAGAGCTCATTTAgctgatgaaaatgaacaattgaaaaatcaattgCAACAAATGAAATATCAACTTTCtcaatataaattaaatgatacaAACTTACCACCATCACAAGATGGAACTAATGAAACTCTTGGTTTATTTTAA